From one Thunnus maccoyii chromosome 6, fThuMac1.1, whole genome shotgun sequence genomic stretch:
- the LOC121898405 gene encoding 4F2 cell-surface antigen heavy chain: MAQPDKCSTPGPMPLNAGDTGYGSVTAPGLSSSVGDSESAPLLIPEPEVVQQWRPLSKQELEVAAGGPGWRRVRCYLVLMFWLAWLAMLATSIAIVVKSPRPVPTHLKWWQKSLFYQLQPDMFMEAQTEGSGSINALCEQLPYLRSLGVGALILEGLFDKEASPLNVTVTGESLGMLPQIEHLLRESNKAGLKVVLDFCELDLLGPQDVADKPSKPSETVQHAIRFWLEQGVAGFSICDTDAAYSEKTLLMWRSVFKEFSSEEEEERIVVVKQTGDVLPPLNNSSQINVTLVDLVMRSILPTSSHLLSAQEVADAIEKRLQTTGDIWPSWTVGGKASHDLKKLLLVLIMTLPGSPAVRYDEEMDQTQNVSLHFALSNGEQNSDPPESHADKEKMKRSAVALFTSLSHSRAREEALLYGNFTFLPFNTSSNSNSTLFSPTSPPILAFLRSWGCVHFLILLNVGPERHALEPTWAPSLPQAGVFVASTGMDRLGSTSLYTLELQPHEAIVIKLFEAGSYS; the protein is encoded by the exons ATGGCACAACCCGATAAATGCAGCACG CCAGGCCCGATGCCTCTGAACGCCGGGGACACCGGGTACGGCAGCGTGACAGCACCCGGGCTGTCGAGCAGTGTGGGCGACTCAGAGTCAGCCCCGCTGCTCATCCCCGAGCCGGAGGTGGTGCAGCAGTGGCGGCCTCTGAGCAAGCAGGAGCTGGAGGTCGCGGCGGGGGGCCCGGGGTGGAGAAGAGTGCGGTGCTACCTGGTGCTGATGTTCTGGCTGGCTTGGTTGGCCATGCTCGCCACCTCCATCGCCATCGTAGTGAAGAGCCCCCGGCCGGTGCCAACACACCTGAAGTGGTGGCAAAAGTCGCTTTTCTACCAGCTGCAGCCCGACATGTTCATGGAGGCGCAGACAGAGGGGTCAGGGAGCATAAACG CGCTGTGTGAGCAGCTTCCCTACCTCAGGTCTTTAGGTGTAGGGGCTCTAATCCTGGAGGGCTTGTTTGATAAGGAGGCATCTCctttaaatgtcactgtaaCTGGTGAAAGCTTGGGGATGTTGCCTCAGATCGAGCATCTGCTAAGAGAGAGCAACAAAGCAG GTCTCAAAGTGGTGTTGGACTTCTGTGAACTGGATCTGTTGGGACCTCAAGATGTAGCAGACAAGCCATCAAAACCCTCAGAAACAGTACAG CATGCAATCCGGTTCTGGTTGGAGCAGGGTGTGGCAGGTTTTTCAATCTGTGACACAGATGCAGCATATTCAGAAAAG acTCTGCTAATGTGGAGAAGTGTTTTCAAGGAGTTCAgtagtgaggaggaggaggaaag GATTGTGGTAGTAAAACAGACGGGAGATGTTTTGCCTCCTCTTAACAACTCCAGCCAGATCAACGTTACGTTGGTGGATTTGGTCATGAGGTCAATACTGCCAACTTCATCTCACCTCCTGTCTGCACAGGAAGTGGCTGATGCGATAGAGAAACGTCTGCAAACAACAGGAGATATATGGCCTAGTTGGACA GTTGGAGGTAAAGCATCTCATGACTTGAAGAAATTACTCCTGGTGTTGATAATGACTCTGCCAGGGTCACCTGCAGTCCGATATGATGAAGAGATGGACCAAACACAG AATGTTTCTCTACATTTCGCCTTGTCAAATGGAGAGCAGAACAGCGATCCACCAGAATCTCATGCA GACAAGGAGAAGATGAAGCGTTCAGCTGTAGCTCTCTTCACCTCCCTCAGTCACTCCAGAGCCAGAGAAGAAGCTCTTCTTTACGGCAACTTCACTTTCCTCCCCTTTAACACCTCCTCCAACTCCAACTCCACTCTTTTCTCTCCTACATCTCCCCCGATCCTCGCCTTCCTGCGCTCGTGGGGTTGTGTCCACTTCCTCATCCTGCTAAACGTCGGGCCTGAGCGTCATGCCTTGGAACCTACATGGGCCCCCAGCCTGCCTCAGGCTGGAGTGTTTGTGGCCAGCACAGGAATGGACCGGCTCGGGTCGACATCTCTGTACACGCTTGAACTGCAGCCCCATGAAGCCATCGTCATCAAACTGTTTGAGGCGGGAAGCTACTCATAG
- the ppm1na gene encoding protein phosphatase, Mg2+/Mn2+ dependent, 1Na (putative) — translation MRTARRASNVEVPSFLRQLVKETEKMVTFFFKGGSRDRVPDEEDNLDEDDSMPSPYLERPILEKHVSEGGSQSGMNYAVASMQGWRAQMEDAHTCMPQLSGELKDWGYFAVFDGHAGSTVAQYCSRNLLDRILATGGVKASEDPEQVKEGIHEGFLDIDRHMHKLARQDNWDRSGSTAAAVMISPHYIYFINCGDSRTLLCHNGQVVFYTEDHKPFNPREKERIQNAGGSVTLQRVNGSLAVSRALGDFDFKEVDWRPQTEQLVSPEPEVYELERTPEDEFLILACDGVWDAIGNEELCAFVRSRLQVCDDLREICAQVIDLCLYKGSLDNMSIIIVCFPGAPQVSQEALQQEAELEQQIEMKVEEIIQTMRSRDEDPDLLYVIKFLAAEEMPGLPPGGGITSKRDCIISAYQKHVMTLTTQEPMDIGGSEEDSN, via the exons ATGAGGACGGCCAGGCGGGCGAGCAATGTTGAGGTGCCCTCTTTCCTCCGCCAGCTGGTGAAAGAGACGGAGAAGATGGTCACCTTCTTCTTCAAAGGGGGGTCCAGGGACAGAGTGCCCGATGAGGAGGACAATTTGGACGAGGACGACTCGATGCCAAGCCCCTACCTGGAGCGTCCCATCTTGGAGAAACATGTGTCAGAGGGGGGTTCTCAGTCAGGGATGAACTATGCTGTGGCGAGCATGCAGGGCTGGAGGGCTCAGATGGAGGATGCCCACACCTGCATGCCTCAGCTGAGTGGAGAGTTGAAGGATTGGGgatattttgctgtgtttgacGGACATGCAGGCTCCACAGTGGCACAGTACTGCTCCAGAAACCTGCTGGATCGTATCCTGGCTACAG GCGGGGTTAAAGCAAGTGAGGACCCTGAGCAGGTAAAGGAGGGGATCCATGAGGGCTTCCTGGACATCGATCGCCACATGCACAAACTGGCTCGCCAGGACAACTGGGACCGTAGTGGctccactgcagcagcagtgatgattTCACCTCATTACATTTACTTTATCAACTGTGGGGACTCTCGCACCCTGCTCTGTCATAACGGCCAGGTGGTCTTCTACACCGAGGACCACAAGCCGTTCAAccccagagagaaagagcgtATCCAGAACGCTGGAGGCTCAGTAACCCTGCAGAGAGTGAACGGCTCACTGGCCGTCTCCAGAGCACTGGGGGACTTTGACTTCAAGGAAGTGGACTGGAGGCCGCAGACTGAGCAGCTAGTGTCACCGGAGCCAGAAGTGTACGAGCTGGAGAGGACGCCTGAAGACGAGTTCCTAATTCTTGCATGTGACGGTGTTTGGGACGCCATTGGTAATGAGGAACTGTGTGCTTTCGTGCGCAGCCGTCTGCAGGTGTGCGATGACCTGAGAGAGATTTGTGCCCAAGTCATTGACCTCTGTCTCTACAAG GGCAGCCTGGATAACATGAGCATCATCATCGTCTGCTTCCCCGGCGCCCCCCAGGTGTCACAAGAGGCACTGCAGcaggaggcagagctggagCAACAGATTGAAATGAAAGTTGAAG AAATTATCCAGACGATGAGGTCCAGAGATGAAGACCCTGATCTTTTGTACGTGATCAAATTCCTGGCTGCAGAGGAAATGCCCGGACTTCCACCTGGAGGAGGCATCACCAGCAA GCGAGACTGTATCATCTCTGCGTATCAGAAACATGTTATGACTCTCACGACTCAGGAGCCTATG GACATTGGAGGATCAGAGGAGGACTCAAACTAA